Within Brachyhypopomus gauderio isolate BG-103 chromosome 4, BGAUD_0.2, whole genome shotgun sequence, the genomic segment CAAATGTACAACAAAAAAAACGTTTGAACTTATTTGGGGTTTTTGCATTAAAATGCAAAGATGgcagagaaacaatgatgccaatgGATAAAAAAAAAGCATATGAGAGAAAGGGGACTACACAGAtgggaaagagacagaaagacataaATTCAAACATCTGTATCCACTCTGTTTCAGCCCATTGTGATTTTCTACTGGGATGGCTTTGAACTGAAATGATCAGAAACAGATGCCAACTTACAAATACCTTATGCCACATATTAAAACAGGAATCAGAAGGGTGACTTAGTTCTGATGGGGGAGAAATGGTCTGCGTACATAAAGAGCTCAAGATGGAAGAGGAGCACTGAGACGCAGCATCTTACCCCTCACAGCCTCTTCAACTGAGTATCCCACACAGGAGGCAAAGTCCTCAACACTGATGGACGTGTACGCTTGGGCCACAAGGCCATACGCCCTCCTACGGGTGGAGTCTGACGCAGAGACACAGGGCACTTTAAAGATACAGTCCATGAAGGGCAGAACATGTCACATGTTCTGGTTCATGGAAATTAACTGTACATGAAGAAAATACAGGTTGCTCATTTTCAGCTGAGTGCATTAATTTATATTTATGattatatcttttttttttacattttaaatttaCATCTTAATGAATAATGATATTCATTAAGAACCTTCATGGCCACTGTGATTTGCTTTACTTCTTTAGATGGAAGTAAAGAGATGCAgcccagtttgtgtgtgtgtgtgtgtgtgtgtgtgtgtgtgtgtgtgtgtgtgtgtgtgtgtgtgtgtgagagagagagagagagatacaaatTAGTTTGTaacatacatgtatatatgtaaCGTGTTATCCAAGCACAGAGCAGTCACAAAGAGCCATAACAGGACCAGTCTAGAACCCAACAAGGCCACAACAGGACCGTAAGAGGAGCAGTCTAGAACCCAACAAGGCCATAACAGGACCTTATGTGTGGCCCATCTAAAACTAGGTGTGCCATGAGTGCTTTATTCCAGCAAGCGGCACTGTTCTAAAATGCTAAAGCATTTCACaacacagatatatatatagccttGATGCAAACTACAAAAGCTACCAAGTTTGAACTAGAGTTCATCACCATCAATGAAGTCTAAATGTGTTGTAAATTAGTGCATTTTACTCTGTCTGCTACCTCTCGGGGTAAAACCCTAACATGACTCACTGCTGACAGCCAGTACTGTTGGTTTTAGTGTCCTGGACATTATAACCATAGCAACAGTCTGTTTATGAACAGCTGCAAAGACAAccatgtaaattgttgagggaaTGTAGTGGGGGGAAAGAGAAAAGCAGAGGAGAGCAAACTAAAAAATTTGTTTTCTGACCCATGTTGGTGAATACCAATCAGGATGGACTCATGTTGGTGAATAACAGTATGTTGACCTCTACACTAAACAGCTGCTGCATGACTTTTCAAAGGGCGAATGACTAGTAGTGTGAAGGTCTAGTGTATCTGGCAGATATTTGAGTGAACGCGTTCTGTCCCATTAGAGTAGTGTGCTCTGCTCTGTGCTCTGCTCTGCTAAGGTCATAAGCAGCTCCATCCAAGGAGTGTGTTTAAAAACATTGGCTTGTGATTATTTTAGCAACAGTCAAGCAGAATGATTGAGTGCTGGCCAACTAGAGACCCAGGAACAGGCAGTTCACTCTCCACTTTAACTAGCAACAGGAGTTGCTGAGCAAGGCAGTGGAGAATGTGGGGGAGGATCCAGAAAGCAGAGCTCCTCCCCCGTGAGCTATAGTGGTATACTAACCCTAGGTCTCCTAGCTACGTCTTAAAAATATCTTGCTGTCTTTCATTagcaaaaaaaagctaaacttgTACTTTTTGAAGACCAGCAAACTGGTGATTAGTAAATAACTTCTTAACCAGATACAAAATGTGTTAAATGGACATCAAATGTAATGTGGTAGGATAACTGATGACATCAGCCAAAAAGTAGTTATGACGACCTCTGAAATACTTTATTTCAGCATGCTGCACTCACTTTATTGTTCACACATCCCAACGATGCTTTCCTTTCATTTCTGGTATTAAGACAGCGCAACATCATCAGAATGACCTATAGTGAAAATTAACCAATCAACCAAAAATACAAAAGTAGAAAAAATCTGCACAGCAGCAGCCACCATTTGCCAGCCTACACACACTAGCATGTTGACAAGTCATTAACAAACTACACACACTGCCCACTGCCATGTTGACAGCCATTAACAAACTACTTGCAATTATTTTGCTATAGTGCTTTTCTGATTTGAGTGTTGTCCTTCACATTACATGAGCCATGAGCTCACTCACTATTACTAGAACATTTTACTCTAGTGTTTATGTCCGTTTCCATCCCCTTCTGCATCTGCATATTCCCCACTGTCGTCTGCTCCAAAGTCCATTTTAGATAACAATGCTTCAACATGTTCCGTAGATAAAGTAAAATGGTCCATTTTCTCAAACCCAGGTTCAGGCCTCTCCTCAGCTAGGGAAATCTTAGCTGCATCCTTAGTCTGTTCAATCAGGCTCTTGGAGGACTGTAGGAATTCTGCTGCACTGCTCTGCTCTAGAGCTCGAACCGCTGTGTCAGTGAGCTCTGTGGTTGCCTGAAGCCGGTCTCCATAACACCTGGCCAGCCTACGCAAGGCCGCTACCTTCTCATCCTGCGCTTTGCCAATACGCTCCAAGAGGACATTCTTCCGGTCCTCCAGTGCTGCATACAGGGAGTCGAAACGTTCCCCCAGTCTTTGCTTGGCACGGTGAGCGTTGTCCTGAACAGCTTTGCAGACCTCCTCCATCTGGGTCAGCAGTGCCTGCAATCTGCCATTTCCTGCCACCAGAGAGTCGATTGCATTGCTCAGCTCTCCCTTCTGGGCCTCATAAACACTTCCCAGCGGTGACACTTCACAGTCCTTGTGCTGACCAAATATTTTACACAAGGAGCAAGTTGGAACCTGGTGGGACACGCAATAGATGTTGACTCGTTCATCTTCGTGCACCTCACACAGAGGTTCAGTGGAGCCTGCAGCTTTGAGAGGAGCTTCTGGAGTCCTACCACTGCCTTCCTGCTGCTGTTTGTAGATGTCAATGATATTCTCTACTAGTAGGTTTCTCTGAAGTCCATGAACGCCATGACGATCAAGAACAACCTCAAAGCGGCAGGTGGGACACCTGAAGACACCGCCCGAGAACCGGTATGGATTTCGAGAGTCATACAGGTCACTCGCACATCCACGGCACAAATTATGCTGACAGGGCAGGATCACCACAGGTTTGGTGAACATTTCTAGACAGATTGGACAACTAAGCTGTTTTTCTAGACTCTCCATGGAGCCAGCTGACCCAATCAGAGAGCCAGTCCTCTGGATTTCCATTTCGGTGGCGTCTACAGTGCAGTTGCGACACTACGGCGTACACAGGTCCGTCCAGTCGTGGGTCCTGCTGGGGGCACAGCGGCCCAGGGTTTTATACAAGCCTCTTTCTGCTGGTGACACTGCCCTGATCCAACCAATCAGGGCAGAGATTCAGCTTGTTTTCAAGTTTATTTTCGGAGAAGCCACCCCCCCCAATCAGCCTGCACGTGTCACAAAGTACGTCCTGTCTCTCCCTGAGGGGCCTCACAGTGATAAACCATTTGTGCAATGACAAATATGGCCCATATGCCAGTCATAAGACTTGATTAAATTACAAAACAACTCCAAACCAGATAATTAAGAAAGTTCAATGTGTTACCTATTGTGGTGAAAGAATTGCTCTATTTGAAACATATGGATTAAAATAGACAAGATTTTAAAAAATACTCCACAAGTAAACAAACTACTTAAATGCATGCAAGTTTgagtaaaataatttttttcatgATTTGGTTCTCATGTTTATCTTACTTAACCTATTTCTCAATCGTTAAGATGATCATTTGATGAACTGCACATACTGAACACAGCCATACGAGGAACAGTTTATATTTAACTTCTTTCCTCGGTTTGGGTGAGGTGTAGGCACATGGGGATCAAGTAATACTCAGATCAGTTTAGAGGTCATCACCTTCTCTAAAACACTGGTGCCCCCTGCTGGTACCACTGCATTTACCACAGCTTTGTAAAATCACACAAAGTAAAATCTtcatttttttccccccacaaTATTTAccttttctcacacacacacaagcattttCATTTTTGAGCGTACTGATAATGAAACCACAAGTCTGTATCTCAGAAAATGAGAATGTCTTTTTTTTAAGGATGTTTAATAAAGAAATGTCTACATACTGAAAAGCAGTCTGTACagtatataaattatatagaGTCAGTACAGTCTGTACAGTATATAAATTATAGAGTCAGTACTGTATATACAGTCTGTACAGTATATAAACTCAATATTCGGTTAGGGCTCCTTCTGCATGAATTACTGTATCAATGCAGTGTGGCATGGTAGCGATCAACCTGGGGCACTCAAACTGTTAGACACCCAGACTGAGTCCAGGTTGTTTTGATAACTGCCTTCAGCTCATCTAAATTATTGGGTCTGGTGTCATCTTCCTCTTgtttattgagatgcacctgtatatAGATCAATCAGCTGCCACACAAATTCCCTTCAAACTGCCTTCATCCCTAATGGAAAAGACCCAGCAGCTCACCTGCACCACTCTCAGCTTGTTAACCCcaagtgcgagtgtgtgtgatgtttgaaAGAGCAGAAACACTGCAGGTCCCCAGGTAACATCACTGCTAATATCCAGGTTGAGTCAAGTTGAGGTAGGTTTTaagttacagttgtgatcaaatttattcaacccccactgaaataaagtgttttggccagtttgacattgattttgatcatttcagtcatcttatttacaattatatcaaagaggcacttataaattagacaaacataacataatatttatgatggaataaccacaaatgtctttactgtgctcacatcattatcagttttattcaaccccctagtgacattattttttagtacttagtacaacatccttttccagttatgacagctttcaagcgtgaagcatagcttgacacaagtgtcttgcagcgacctatgggtatcttagcccattcttcatgggcaaaagcctccagttcagtcacattcttaggcttgcgcactgcaactgccttctttaggtcccaccagaggttctcaattggatataagtctggtgattgcgatggccactctagaatgttccagcctttcatgttcaaccatgctctagtggacttggatgtgtgcttcggatcattgtcctgttggaaggtccaacgtctcccaagccgcaggtttgtgactgactccatcacattttcctccaagatctcctggtactgaagggaattcatggtaccctgcacacgttgaagctttcctgtaccattagaagcaaaacagccccaaagcataattgaccccccgccatgcttcacagtaggcaaggtgttcttttgttcataagcctggttcttccttctcca encodes:
- the trim63b gene encoding tripartite motif-containing protein 54, which codes for MEIQRTGSLIGSAGSMESLEKQLSCPICLEMFTKPVVILPCQHNLCRGCASDLYDSRNPYRFSGGVFRCPTCRFEVVLDRHGVHGLQRNLLVENIIDIYKQQQEGSGRTPEAPLKAAGSTEPLCEVHEDERVNIYCVSHQVPTCSLCKIFGQHKDCEVSPLGSVYEAQKGELSNAIDSLVAGNGRLQALLTQMEEVCKAVQDNAHRAKQRLGERFDSLYAALEDRKNVLLERIGKAQDEKVAALRRLARCYGDRLQATTELTDTAVRALEQSSAAEFLQSSKSLIEQTKDAAKISLAEERPEPGFEKMDHFTLSTEHVEALLSKMDFGADDSGEYADAEGDGNGHKH